One segment of Physeter macrocephalus isolate SW-GA chromosome 3, ASM283717v5, whole genome shotgun sequence DNA contains the following:
- the C3H1orf210 gene encoding type III endosome membrane protein TEMP produces MSEANRTTVEPSELPTASAVSPGLGSGARAWPVLVGVVLGAVVLSLLIALAAKCHLCRKYRASYQHRPLSGTGKGVRPEVGEDEDDDGFIEDNYIHPGVGGLGTEGSRDHFSL; encoded by the exons ATGAGTGAGGCAAACCGAA CCACTGTGGAGCCCTCGGAGCTCCCCACAGCATCGGCCGTATCCCCTGGACTGGGCAGCGGGGCCCGGGCATGGCCTGTGCTGGTAGGGGTCGTGCTGGGGGCTGTGGTCCTTTCTCTCCTCATCGCACTTGCTGCCAAATGCCACCTCTGCCGCAAATACCGTGCCAGCTACCAGCACCGCCCGCTGTCTGGGACAGGGAAAGGGGTCCGCCCCGAGGTGGGTGAAGATGAGGATGACGATGGCTTCATCGAGGACAATTACATTCACCCTGGGGTTGGTGGGCTGGGGACGGAGGGAAGTAGGGACCACTTCTCCCTCTGA